The following proteins are encoded in a genomic region of Pseudorca crassidens isolate mPseCra1 chromosome 1, mPseCra1.hap1, whole genome shotgun sequence:
- the CDAN1 gene encoding codanin-1 isoform X4: protein MAAVLESLLREELSVAAAVRWIARSAQSSEDDPGEAAALISLRPLRKEFVPFLLNFLREQSSRVLPQGPPTPAKASGSSAALPGRPGGPPRGGRGARSQLFPPTEPSSPTAAEAPSARRGGRRRGPGPARERGGRGPGALEEGVSGESLPWAGGRRPKSSGSPGSPSLARSDPPNLSNLEEFPPVGSVPPDSAGRTKPSRRINPTPVSEERSLSKPKTCFTSPPINSVPSSQPSVLDTSPWGHSLSPGCRSLQEEREMLRKERSKLLQQSPAPACPTPESGCPHPSRTGNLTAEPADPARVSSRERLELVALVYSSCIAENLVPNLFLELFFVLQLLTARRMVAAKDSDLEPNPGAVDSLESPLFQSVHDCVFFAVQVLEHQFHVLSHLDKGTLKLLAENERLLCFSPVLQGHLRAAYEGSVAKVSLAMPPSAQAVSFQPETDNRANFSSDRAFHTFKKQRDVFYEVLREWEDRHEEPGWDFEKGLGSRIRAMMSQLSAACSHSHFVRLFQKQLLQMCQSPGGAGGTVLGEAPDVLNMLGADKLGRLRRLQERLVAPQSSGGPCPPPTFPGCQGFFRDFILSASSFQFNQHLMDSLSLKIRELNSLALPQPEPSDEDGESDVDWQGERRQFAVVLLSLRLLAKFLGFVAFLPYRGPEPPPTRELQDTILALRSQVPPVLDVRALLQQGLRARRAVLTVPWLVEFLSLADHIVPMLDYYRSIFTLLLHLHRSLVLSKESEGEMCFLNKLLLLAVLGWLFQIPTVPEDLFFLEEGQLDAFEVDTVASEHGLDSMPVVDQHLLYTCCPYIGELRKLLASWVSGSSGRSGGFVRKITPTTTTTGLGAQPPRTTQGLQAQLAQAFFHNQPPSLRRTVEFVAERIGSNCVKHIKATLVADLVRQAESLLQEQLVTQGQEGGDPAQLLEILCSRLCPHGAQALTQGREFCQKKSPAAVRALLPEETPAAVLSSAENIAVGLATEKACAWLSANVTALIRREVKAAVSRMLRAQGPEPAARGERRGCSRACEHHAPLPSHLISEIKDVLSLAVGPRDSEEGVSPEHLEQLLGQLGQMLRCRQFLCPPAEQHLAKCSVELASLVGMAPFYHITLLPDPPVLRVGYKQD from the exons ATGGCGGCCGTTTTGGAGTCGTTGCTGCGAGAGGAGCTGTCGGTCGCAGCCGCTGTGCGGTGGATCGCGCGCAGCGCCCAGAGTTCGGAG GATGACCCCGGGGAGGCGGCCGCGCTGATCTCACTTCGGCCGCTGCGGAAGGAATTCGTGCCATTCCTGCTGAACTTCCTGAGGGAACAGAGCAGCCGCGTCCTCCCGCAGggccccccaacccccgccaaGGCCTCGGGCTCCTCGGCAGCCTTGCCAGGGAGACCCGGGGGCCCGCCGCGGGGCGGCCGCGGGGCGCGCAGCCAGCTCTTCCCTCCGACCGAGCCTTCGAGCCCCACCGCCGCTGAGGCCCCTTCGGCCCGCCGTGGGGGCAGGAGGCGGGGCCCGGGGCCGGCCCGTGAGCGAGGAGGCCGCGGTCCCGGGGCCCTGGAGGAGGGGGTCAGCGGGGAGAGCCTGCCCTGGGCCGGGGGCCGGAGGCCCAAGAGCTCTGGCAGCCCCGGCAGCCCCAGCCTCGCGCGCTCTGATCCGCCAAACCTCAGCAACCTGGAGGAATTCCCTCCCGTAGGCTCGGTTCCCCCCGACTCTGCAGG CAGGACCAAGCCTTCACGCAGGATCAACCCAACTCCGGTGAGCGAAGAGCGGTCACTCTCCAAGCCCAAGACTTGCTTCACCTCACCCCCAATCAACTCTGTCCCCAGTTCCCAACCCTCAGTCCTGGACACTAGCCCTTGGGGCCATAGCCTTTCCCCAGGGTGCAGAAGTCTGCAAGAGGAGCGGGAGATGCTCAGGAAGGAGCG CTCTAAGCTGCTGCAGCAGTCACCTGCTCCCGCCTGTCCCACCCCAGAATCAGGATGTCCTCACCCCAGCCGAACAGGAAACCTCACAGCTGAACCCGCTGACCCTGCCAGAGTATCCTCCCGTGAGCGTCTGGAGCTGGTAGCCCttgtctactcttcatgcattgCAG AAAACCTGGTACCAAACCTCTTCTTGGAGCTTTTCTTCGTCCTTCAGCTCCTTACCGCCCGGAGGATGGTGGCTGCCAAGGACAGTGACCTTGAACCAAATCCGGGAGCCGTAG ATTCCCTGGAAAGCCCTCTGTTCCAGAGTGTCCATGATTGTGTCTTCTTTGCAGTGCAGGTTTTGGAGCATCAGTTTCA CGTTCTTTCCCACCTGGACAAAGGGACCTTGAAGCTGTTGGCTGAGAATGAACGGCTACTGTGCTTCTCACCAGTTCTGCAAGGCCACCTGCGAGCTGCCTACGAGGGCAGTGTTGCCAAG GTCTCTCTGGCGATGCCACCTTCTGCACAAGCTGTCTCCTTTCAGCCAGAAACTGACAATCGTGCCAACTTCTCCAGTGATCGAGcctttcatacttttaaaaaacagag GGATGTGTTTTATGAGGTGCTTCGAGAGTGGGAAGATCGCCATGAAGAGCCTGGCTGGGATTTTGAGAAGGGCTTGGGCAGCAGGATCAG AGCCATGATGAGTCAACTCTCTGCAGCCTGCAGCCACAGCCATTTTGTTCGACTTTTCCAAAAACAACTTCTCCAG atgTGTCAGAGtcctggtggtgctgggggcacTGTCTTGGGCGAGGCTCCAGATGTGTTAAATATGCTTGGAGCTGACAAGCTGGGGCGGTTGCGGCGCCTGCAGGAACGGCTTGTGGCCCCTCAGAGCAGTGGggggccctgcccaccccccaccttcCCAGGCTGTCAGGGCTTCTTCAGGGACTTCATCTTGAGTGCCAGCAG CTTCCAGTTTAATCAGCATCTCATGGATAGCCTGAGTTTGAAGATCCGGGAGCTCAACAGCCTTGCCCTGCCTCAGCCTGAGCCCAGTGATGAAGACGGGGAATCAGACGTGGACTGGCAG GGTGAACGGAGGCAGTTTGCTGTGGTGCTGCTCAGCCTGAGGCTTCTGGCTAAATTCCTGGGCTTTGTGGCTTTCCTGCCATACCGGGGGCCCGAACCACCCCCCACCCGTGAGCTCCAGGACACCATTCTGGCCCTGAGGAGCCAG GTGCCCCCGGTCCTGGATGTGCGGgctctgctgcagcaggggctgcGGGCCCGGCGAGCAGTGCTCACGGTGCCCTGGCTGGTGGAGTTCCTTTCCCTGGCTGACCACATCGTCCCCATGCTGGACTATTACCGCAGCATCTTCACTCTCCTGCTGCACCTGCATCG GAGCTTGGTCTTGTCAAAGGAGAGTGAAGGGGAGATGTGTTTCCTGAAcaagctgctgctgctggctgTCCTGGGCTGGCTTTTCCAG ATTCCTACAGTCCCTGAGGACCTGTTCTTTCTGGAAGAGGGTCAGTTGGATGCCTTTGAGGTGGACACAGTAGCTTCAGAGCATGGCTTG GACAGCATGCCTGTGGTGGACCAGCACCTGCTCTACACTTGCTGCCCCTATATTG GAGAGCTCCGCAAACTGCTCGCCTCCTGGGTATCAGGAAGCAGTGGACGGAGTGGGGGCTTCGTCAGGAAAatcacccccaccaccaccaccaccggcCTGGGAGCCCAGCCTCCCCGGACCACCCAAGGGCTGCAG GCACAGCTGGCTCAAGCCTTTTTCCACAACCAGCCACCCTCCCTGCGCAGGACCGTGGAGTTCGTGGCAGAGAGAATCGGCTCGAACTGTGTCAAGCATATCAA GGCCACGCTGGTGGCAGATCTGGTGCGCCAGGCAGAGTCGCTTCTTCAAGAGCAGCTGGTGACGCAGGGACAGGAAGGGGGAGATCCAGCCCAACTGTTGGAGATCTTGTGTTCCCGGCTGTGCCCTCACGGGGCCCAGGCATTGACCCAGGGGCGGGA GTTCTGCCAAAAGAAGAGCCCTGCTGCCGTGAGGGCATTGCTCCCTGAGGAGACCCCGGCAGCT GTTCTGAGCAGTGCAGAGAACATTGCTGTGGGGCTTGCaacagagaaagcctgtgcttgGTTGTCAGCCAATGTCACAG CGCTGATCAGAAGGGAGGTGAAAGCGGCTGTGAGTCGCATGCTTCGAGCCCAGGGTCCTGAGCCAGCTGCCCGGGGGGAGCGGAGGGGCTGCTCCCGTGCCTGTGAGCAccatgctcccctcccctcccacctcatcTCCGAGATAAAA GATGTGCTCTCTTTGGCCGTGGGGCCCCGGGACTCTGAGGAGGGAGTTTCCCCAGAGCATCTGGAGCAGCTTCTAGGCCAGCTGGGCCAGATGCTGCGGTGTCGCCAG TTCCTGTGCCCACCTGCTGAGCAGCATCTGGCAAAGTGCTCTGTGGAGTTAGCATCCCTCGTTGGTATGGCTCCTTTTTATCACATCACTCTCTTGCCGGATCCCCCAGTTCTCAGGGTGGGGTACAAGCAAGATTAG
- the CDAN1 gene encoding codanin-1 isoform X5, producing the protein MAAVLESLLREELSVAAAVRWIARSAQSSEDDPGEAAALISLRPLRKEFVPFLLNFLREQSSRVLPQGPPTPAKASGSSAALPGRPGGPPRGGRGARSQLFPPTEPSSPTAAEAPSARRGGRRRGPGPARERGGRGPGALEEGVSGESLPWAGGRRPKSSGSPGSPSLARSDPPNLSNLEEFPPVGSVPPDSAGRTKPSRRINPTPVSEERSLSKPKTCFTSPPINSVPSSQPSVLDTSPWGHSLSPGCRSLQEEREMLRKERSKLLQQSPAPACPTPESGCPHPSRTGNLTAEPADPARVSSRERLELVALVYSSCIAENLVPNLFLELFFVLQLLTARRMVAAKDSDLEPNPGAVDSLESPLFQSVHDCVFFAVQVLEHQFHVLSHLDKGTLKLLAENERLLCFSPVLQGHLRAAYEGSVAKVSLAMPPSAQAVSFQPETDNRANFSSDRAFHTFKKQRDVFYEVLREWEDRHEEPGWDFEKGLGSRIRAMMSQLSAACSHSHFVRLFQKQLLQMCQSPGGAGGTVLGEAPDVLNMLGADKLGRLRRLQERLVAPQSSGGPCPPPTFPGCQGFFRDFILSASSFQFNQHLMDSLSLKIRELNSLALPQPEPSDEDGESDVDWQGERRQFAVVLLSLRLLAKFLGFVAFLPYRGPEPPPTRELQDTILALRSQVPPVLDVRALLQQGLRARRAVLTVPWLVEFLSLADHIVPMLDYYRSIFTLLLHLHRSLVLSKESEGEMCFLNKLLLLAVLGWLFQIPTVPEDLFFLEEGQLDAFEVDTVASEHGLDSMPVVDQHLLYTCCPYIGELRKLLASWVSGSSGRSGGFVRKITPTTTTTGLGAQPPRTTQGLQAQLAQAFFHNQPPSLRRTVEFVAERIGSNCVKHIKATLVADLVRQAESLLQEQLVTQGQEGGDPAQLLEILCSRLCPHGAQALTQGREFCQKKSPAAVRALLPEETPAAVLSSAENIAVGLATEKACAWLSANVTALIRREVKAAVSRMLRAQGPEPAARGERRGCSRACEHHAPLPSHLISEIKDVLSLAVGPRDSEEGVSPEHLEQLLGQLGQMLRCRQFLCPPAEQHLAKCSVELASLVGPRDPASIS; encoded by the exons ATGGCGGCCGTTTTGGAGTCGTTGCTGCGAGAGGAGCTGTCGGTCGCAGCCGCTGTGCGGTGGATCGCGCGCAGCGCCCAGAGTTCGGAG GATGACCCCGGGGAGGCGGCCGCGCTGATCTCACTTCGGCCGCTGCGGAAGGAATTCGTGCCATTCCTGCTGAACTTCCTGAGGGAACAGAGCAGCCGCGTCCTCCCGCAGggccccccaacccccgccaaGGCCTCGGGCTCCTCGGCAGCCTTGCCAGGGAGACCCGGGGGCCCGCCGCGGGGCGGCCGCGGGGCGCGCAGCCAGCTCTTCCCTCCGACCGAGCCTTCGAGCCCCACCGCCGCTGAGGCCCCTTCGGCCCGCCGTGGGGGCAGGAGGCGGGGCCCGGGGCCGGCCCGTGAGCGAGGAGGCCGCGGTCCCGGGGCCCTGGAGGAGGGGGTCAGCGGGGAGAGCCTGCCCTGGGCCGGGGGCCGGAGGCCCAAGAGCTCTGGCAGCCCCGGCAGCCCCAGCCTCGCGCGCTCTGATCCGCCAAACCTCAGCAACCTGGAGGAATTCCCTCCCGTAGGCTCGGTTCCCCCCGACTCTGCAGG CAGGACCAAGCCTTCACGCAGGATCAACCCAACTCCGGTGAGCGAAGAGCGGTCACTCTCCAAGCCCAAGACTTGCTTCACCTCACCCCCAATCAACTCTGTCCCCAGTTCCCAACCCTCAGTCCTGGACACTAGCCCTTGGGGCCATAGCCTTTCCCCAGGGTGCAGAAGTCTGCAAGAGGAGCGGGAGATGCTCAGGAAGGAGCG CTCTAAGCTGCTGCAGCAGTCACCTGCTCCCGCCTGTCCCACCCCAGAATCAGGATGTCCTCACCCCAGCCGAACAGGAAACCTCACAGCTGAACCCGCTGACCCTGCCAGAGTATCCTCCCGTGAGCGTCTGGAGCTGGTAGCCCttgtctactcttcatgcattgCAG AAAACCTGGTACCAAACCTCTTCTTGGAGCTTTTCTTCGTCCTTCAGCTCCTTACCGCCCGGAGGATGGTGGCTGCCAAGGACAGTGACCTTGAACCAAATCCGGGAGCCGTAG ATTCCCTGGAAAGCCCTCTGTTCCAGAGTGTCCATGATTGTGTCTTCTTTGCAGTGCAGGTTTTGGAGCATCAGTTTCA CGTTCTTTCCCACCTGGACAAAGGGACCTTGAAGCTGTTGGCTGAGAATGAACGGCTACTGTGCTTCTCACCAGTTCTGCAAGGCCACCTGCGAGCTGCCTACGAGGGCAGTGTTGCCAAG GTCTCTCTGGCGATGCCACCTTCTGCACAAGCTGTCTCCTTTCAGCCAGAAACTGACAATCGTGCCAACTTCTCCAGTGATCGAGcctttcatacttttaaaaaacagag GGATGTGTTTTATGAGGTGCTTCGAGAGTGGGAAGATCGCCATGAAGAGCCTGGCTGGGATTTTGAGAAGGGCTTGGGCAGCAGGATCAG AGCCATGATGAGTCAACTCTCTGCAGCCTGCAGCCACAGCCATTTTGTTCGACTTTTCCAAAAACAACTTCTCCAG atgTGTCAGAGtcctggtggtgctgggggcacTGTCTTGGGCGAGGCTCCAGATGTGTTAAATATGCTTGGAGCTGACAAGCTGGGGCGGTTGCGGCGCCTGCAGGAACGGCTTGTGGCCCCTCAGAGCAGTGGggggccctgcccaccccccaccttcCCAGGCTGTCAGGGCTTCTTCAGGGACTTCATCTTGAGTGCCAGCAG CTTCCAGTTTAATCAGCATCTCATGGATAGCCTGAGTTTGAAGATCCGGGAGCTCAACAGCCTTGCCCTGCCTCAGCCTGAGCCCAGTGATGAAGACGGGGAATCAGACGTGGACTGGCAG GGTGAACGGAGGCAGTTTGCTGTGGTGCTGCTCAGCCTGAGGCTTCTGGCTAAATTCCTGGGCTTTGTGGCTTTCCTGCCATACCGGGGGCCCGAACCACCCCCCACCCGTGAGCTCCAGGACACCATTCTGGCCCTGAGGAGCCAG GTGCCCCCGGTCCTGGATGTGCGGgctctgctgcagcaggggctgcGGGCCCGGCGAGCAGTGCTCACGGTGCCCTGGCTGGTGGAGTTCCTTTCCCTGGCTGACCACATCGTCCCCATGCTGGACTATTACCGCAGCATCTTCACTCTCCTGCTGCACCTGCATCG GAGCTTGGTCTTGTCAAAGGAGAGTGAAGGGGAGATGTGTTTCCTGAAcaagctgctgctgctggctgTCCTGGGCTGGCTTTTCCAG ATTCCTACAGTCCCTGAGGACCTGTTCTTTCTGGAAGAGGGTCAGTTGGATGCCTTTGAGGTGGACACAGTAGCTTCAGAGCATGGCTTG GACAGCATGCCTGTGGTGGACCAGCACCTGCTCTACACTTGCTGCCCCTATATTG GAGAGCTCCGCAAACTGCTCGCCTCCTGGGTATCAGGAAGCAGTGGACGGAGTGGGGGCTTCGTCAGGAAAatcacccccaccaccaccaccaccggcCTGGGAGCCCAGCCTCCCCGGACCACCCAAGGGCTGCAG GCACAGCTGGCTCAAGCCTTTTTCCACAACCAGCCACCCTCCCTGCGCAGGACCGTGGAGTTCGTGGCAGAGAGAATCGGCTCGAACTGTGTCAAGCATATCAA GGCCACGCTGGTGGCAGATCTGGTGCGCCAGGCAGAGTCGCTTCTTCAAGAGCAGCTGGTGACGCAGGGACAGGAAGGGGGAGATCCAGCCCAACTGTTGGAGATCTTGTGTTCCCGGCTGTGCCCTCACGGGGCCCAGGCATTGACCCAGGGGCGGGA GTTCTGCCAAAAGAAGAGCCCTGCTGCCGTGAGGGCATTGCTCCCTGAGGAGACCCCGGCAGCT GTTCTGAGCAGTGCAGAGAACATTGCTGTGGGGCTTGCaacagagaaagcctgtgcttgGTTGTCAGCCAATGTCACAG CGCTGATCAGAAGGGAGGTGAAAGCGGCTGTGAGTCGCATGCTTCGAGCCCAGGGTCCTGAGCCAGCTGCCCGGGGGGAGCGGAGGGGCTGCTCCCGTGCCTGTGAGCAccatgctcccctcccctcccacctcatcTCCGAGATAAAA GATGTGCTCTCTTTGGCCGTGGGGCCCCGGGACTCTGAGGAGGGAGTTTCCCCAGAGCATCTGGAGCAGCTTCTAGGCCAGCTGGGCCAGATGCTGCGGTGTCGCCAG TTCCTGTGCCCACCTGCTGAGCAGCATCTGGCAAAGTGCTCTGTGGAGTTAGCATCCCTCGTTG GGCCACGTGACCCTGCCTCCATTTCTTAG
- the CDAN1 gene encoding codanin-1 isoform X3, whose translation MAAVLESLLREELSVAAAVRWIARSAQSSEDDPGEAAALISLRPLRKEFVPFLLNFLREQSSRVLPQGPPTPAKASGSSAALPGRPGGPPRGGRGARSQLFPPTEPSSPTAAEAPSARRGGRRRGPGPARERGGRGPGALEEGVSGESLPWAGGRRPKSSGSPGSPSLARSDPPNLSNLEEFPPVGSVPPDSAGRTKPSRRINPTPVSEERSLSKPKTCFTSPPINSVPSSQPSVLDTSPWGHSLSPGCRSLQEEREMLRKERSKLLQQSPAPACPTPESGCPHPSRTGNLTAEPADPARVSSRERLELVALVYSSCIAENLVPNLFLELFFVLQLLTARRMVAAKDSDLEPNPGAVDSLESPLFQSVHDCVFFAVQVLEHQFHVLSHLDKGTLKLLAENERLLCFSPVLQGHLRAAYEGSVAKVSLAMPPSAQAVSFQPETDNRANFSSDRAFHTFKKQRDVFYEVLREWEDRHEEPGWDFEKGLGSRIRAMMSQLSAACSHSHFVRLFQKQLLQMCQSPGGAGGTVLGEAPDVLNMLGADKLGRLRRLQERLVAPQSSGGPCPPPTFPGCQGFFRDFILSASSFQFNQHLMDSLSLKIRELNSLALPQPEPSDEDGESDVDWQGERRQFAVVLLSLRLLAKFLGFVAFLPYRGPEPPPTRELQDTILALRSQVPPVLDVRALLQQGLRARRAVLTVPWLVEFLSLADHIVPMLDYYRSIFTLLLHLHRSLVLSKESEGEMCFLNKLLLLAVLGWLFQIPTVPEDLFFLEEGQLDAFEVDTVASEHGLDSMPVVDQHLLYTCCPYIGELRKLLASWVSGSSGRSGGFVRKITPTTTTTGLGAQPPRTTQGLQAQLAQAFFHNQPPSLRRTVEFVAERIGSNCVKHIKATLVADLVRQAESLLQEQLVTQGQEGGDPAQLLEILCSRLCPHGAQALTQGREFCQKKSPAAVRALLPEETPAAVLSSAENIAVGLATEKACAWLSANVTALIRREVKAAVSRMLRAQGPEPAARGERRGCSRACEHHAPLPSHLISEIKDVLSLAVGPRDSEEGVSPEHLEQLLGQLGQMLRCRQVRHDEMLFLCILVQRVIIRAALAWGCCSKDGANVQGLPIFPPVPVPTC comes from the exons ATGGCGGCCGTTTTGGAGTCGTTGCTGCGAGAGGAGCTGTCGGTCGCAGCCGCTGTGCGGTGGATCGCGCGCAGCGCCCAGAGTTCGGAG GATGACCCCGGGGAGGCGGCCGCGCTGATCTCACTTCGGCCGCTGCGGAAGGAATTCGTGCCATTCCTGCTGAACTTCCTGAGGGAACAGAGCAGCCGCGTCCTCCCGCAGggccccccaacccccgccaaGGCCTCGGGCTCCTCGGCAGCCTTGCCAGGGAGACCCGGGGGCCCGCCGCGGGGCGGCCGCGGGGCGCGCAGCCAGCTCTTCCCTCCGACCGAGCCTTCGAGCCCCACCGCCGCTGAGGCCCCTTCGGCCCGCCGTGGGGGCAGGAGGCGGGGCCCGGGGCCGGCCCGTGAGCGAGGAGGCCGCGGTCCCGGGGCCCTGGAGGAGGGGGTCAGCGGGGAGAGCCTGCCCTGGGCCGGGGGCCGGAGGCCCAAGAGCTCTGGCAGCCCCGGCAGCCCCAGCCTCGCGCGCTCTGATCCGCCAAACCTCAGCAACCTGGAGGAATTCCCTCCCGTAGGCTCGGTTCCCCCCGACTCTGCAGG CAGGACCAAGCCTTCACGCAGGATCAACCCAACTCCGGTGAGCGAAGAGCGGTCACTCTCCAAGCCCAAGACTTGCTTCACCTCACCCCCAATCAACTCTGTCCCCAGTTCCCAACCCTCAGTCCTGGACACTAGCCCTTGGGGCCATAGCCTTTCCCCAGGGTGCAGAAGTCTGCAAGAGGAGCGGGAGATGCTCAGGAAGGAGCG CTCTAAGCTGCTGCAGCAGTCACCTGCTCCCGCCTGTCCCACCCCAGAATCAGGATGTCCTCACCCCAGCCGAACAGGAAACCTCACAGCTGAACCCGCTGACCCTGCCAGAGTATCCTCCCGTGAGCGTCTGGAGCTGGTAGCCCttgtctactcttcatgcattgCAG AAAACCTGGTACCAAACCTCTTCTTGGAGCTTTTCTTCGTCCTTCAGCTCCTTACCGCCCGGAGGATGGTGGCTGCCAAGGACAGTGACCTTGAACCAAATCCGGGAGCCGTAG ATTCCCTGGAAAGCCCTCTGTTCCAGAGTGTCCATGATTGTGTCTTCTTTGCAGTGCAGGTTTTGGAGCATCAGTTTCA CGTTCTTTCCCACCTGGACAAAGGGACCTTGAAGCTGTTGGCTGAGAATGAACGGCTACTGTGCTTCTCACCAGTTCTGCAAGGCCACCTGCGAGCTGCCTACGAGGGCAGTGTTGCCAAG GTCTCTCTGGCGATGCCACCTTCTGCACAAGCTGTCTCCTTTCAGCCAGAAACTGACAATCGTGCCAACTTCTCCAGTGATCGAGcctttcatacttttaaaaaacagag GGATGTGTTTTATGAGGTGCTTCGAGAGTGGGAAGATCGCCATGAAGAGCCTGGCTGGGATTTTGAGAAGGGCTTGGGCAGCAGGATCAG AGCCATGATGAGTCAACTCTCTGCAGCCTGCAGCCACAGCCATTTTGTTCGACTTTTCCAAAAACAACTTCTCCAG atgTGTCAGAGtcctggtggtgctgggggcacTGTCTTGGGCGAGGCTCCAGATGTGTTAAATATGCTTGGAGCTGACAAGCTGGGGCGGTTGCGGCGCCTGCAGGAACGGCTTGTGGCCCCTCAGAGCAGTGGggggccctgcccaccccccaccttcCCAGGCTGTCAGGGCTTCTTCAGGGACTTCATCTTGAGTGCCAGCAG CTTCCAGTTTAATCAGCATCTCATGGATAGCCTGAGTTTGAAGATCCGGGAGCTCAACAGCCTTGCCCTGCCTCAGCCTGAGCCCAGTGATGAAGACGGGGAATCAGACGTGGACTGGCAG GGTGAACGGAGGCAGTTTGCTGTGGTGCTGCTCAGCCTGAGGCTTCTGGCTAAATTCCTGGGCTTTGTGGCTTTCCTGCCATACCGGGGGCCCGAACCACCCCCCACCCGTGAGCTCCAGGACACCATTCTGGCCCTGAGGAGCCAG GTGCCCCCGGTCCTGGATGTGCGGgctctgctgcagcaggggctgcGGGCCCGGCGAGCAGTGCTCACGGTGCCCTGGCTGGTGGAGTTCCTTTCCCTGGCTGACCACATCGTCCCCATGCTGGACTATTACCGCAGCATCTTCACTCTCCTGCTGCACCTGCATCG GAGCTTGGTCTTGTCAAAGGAGAGTGAAGGGGAGATGTGTTTCCTGAAcaagctgctgctgctggctgTCCTGGGCTGGCTTTTCCAG ATTCCTACAGTCCCTGAGGACCTGTTCTTTCTGGAAGAGGGTCAGTTGGATGCCTTTGAGGTGGACACAGTAGCTTCAGAGCATGGCTTG GACAGCATGCCTGTGGTGGACCAGCACCTGCTCTACACTTGCTGCCCCTATATTG GAGAGCTCCGCAAACTGCTCGCCTCCTGGGTATCAGGAAGCAGTGGACGGAGTGGGGGCTTCGTCAGGAAAatcacccccaccaccaccaccaccggcCTGGGAGCCCAGCCTCCCCGGACCACCCAAGGGCTGCAG GCACAGCTGGCTCAAGCCTTTTTCCACAACCAGCCACCCTCCCTGCGCAGGACCGTGGAGTTCGTGGCAGAGAGAATCGGCTCGAACTGTGTCAAGCATATCAA GGCCACGCTGGTGGCAGATCTGGTGCGCCAGGCAGAGTCGCTTCTTCAAGAGCAGCTGGTGACGCAGGGACAGGAAGGGGGAGATCCAGCCCAACTGTTGGAGATCTTGTGTTCCCGGCTGTGCCCTCACGGGGCCCAGGCATTGACCCAGGGGCGGGA GTTCTGCCAAAAGAAGAGCCCTGCTGCCGTGAGGGCATTGCTCCCTGAGGAGACCCCGGCAGCT GTTCTGAGCAGTGCAGAGAACATTGCTGTGGGGCTTGCaacagagaaagcctgtgcttgGTTGTCAGCCAATGTCACAG CGCTGATCAGAAGGGAGGTGAAAGCGGCTGTGAGTCGCATGCTTCGAGCCCAGGGTCCTGAGCCAGCTGCCCGGGGGGAGCGGAGGGGCTGCTCCCGTGCCTGTGAGCAccatgctcccctcccctcccacctcatcTCCGAGATAAAA GATGTGCTCTCTTTGGCCGTGGGGCCCCGGGACTCTGAGGAGGGAGTTTCCCCAGAGCATCTGGAGCAGCTTCTAGGCCAGCTGGGCCAGATGCTGCGGTGTCGCCAGGTGAGACACGACGAGATGCTCTTCTTATGTATCCTTGTCCAGCGCGTAATAATCAGAGCTGCATTGGCTTGGGGCTGCTGCTCTAAGGATGGTGCTAATGTCCAAGGTCTCCCCATTTTTCCCCCAGTTCCTGTGCCCACCTGCTGA